A region of the Akkermansia muciniphila genome:
CATCCCCATGGCCCAGTGCACGGGGGAGAAAACGCCCTCCAGTTCCTTGAACTCCCGGTAAATGACCATACTGCTACCTGGCAATCAGAATGTCCGCCAGCTCCTCCAGGGAAAGCATGGCATGAAACAGCTCTTCCCTGGGAGCGGTTTTCAGCGTCTCCACCGTGATGGCCCGGTCCAAGGTAAAAGCGCCGGACCTGGTGCGGCGCAGGGCGCTCAAATGCGCTCCGCAGCCCAGCGCCTTTCCGATGTCATACGCATAGGAACGCACATAAAACCCCTTGGAGCACTGCACGGTAAAGTCCACTTCCGGAACGGCCACGCGGGAAATTTGATGGCCGAACACCTCCACGGGCCGCGGCTCCCGCACCACTTCCTGCCCCTTCCGGGCCAGCTTGTACAGCGGCACGCCATCCTTCTTAATGGCGGAGACCATCGGGGGAATCTGCTCAAACGCACCGTCAAACCGGTCAAACGCTGCGCGGACGGCCTGTTCCGTTACGCCATCTACGGAATACTCCGCCACCACTTCCCCCATGGCGTCCTGGGAAGAGGTCTCCACTCCCAGCGTGAGAGTTCCGGCGTACTCCTTATGCTCGCACATCAGCTTGTCCTGAAGCTTCGTCGCCTTCCCCACCACCAGCATCAGCAGCCCCGTAGCCATGGGGTCCAGCGTGCCGCAGTGGCCTATCTTCTTAATCCCCAGGGACCGACGGGCAATCGCCACCACATCGTGGGAAGTCATGTCCTGCGCCTTGTCAACCAACAGGACGCCGGAAGGGGTTTGAATGGAATCGGAAGTATTCATGAAATCTGCTGTTGGAGCACGCGTTCCACTTCCTCCTGCATGGCCTTCAGGATGGTGAGACGCACTTCTTCAATGGGCCCCCTGATGCGCACTCCGGCGGCCATAGCGTGCCCTCCGCCTCCAAAGCGGGAGGCAAGCTCCGCCACGGATATTTCAGAAGTCTTGGACCTCAGGGAAATGCGGATGCGCGGATCGTCCTCCGCCTCTTCCAGATAGGCGGCCAGCCAGACTCCCTGCACGGAACGCAAGAGGTCGATCAGGCCTTCCGTATCTTCCGGACGGCTTCCAATCCGCTCCTTCGCCTCATTCGTCAGGCAGAACGTGCAGATTCTGCCGTCAGGCGTCAGCCTCATGCCGTTCAGCGCTTCACGCATCAGCTGCATCTTCACCCAGGGCTTTTCCTGGTACAGCTGGCGGTTGATGTCCTGCACGTCCACACCCAGCCGGATCAGGTCTGCCGCCAGTTCCATCACGGCCGCCGTCGTCATCTGGTACTGGAAGGAACCCGTATCCGTGCTGACGGCCACGTAAAGGGCGTCACGCATTACAGGAGTAATGGGAACGCCCAGGTATTTGAAAAAGTAGTAAAGCACCGCACCCGTGGCGCACTCGTCCGGCAGGACACACTGCACGTCTCCAAACAACTCGTTCGTCTGGTGATGGTCGATGTTCGCCCATACCTTCACCCCCGCCAGGGCCTTCAGGCTCCGTTCCCCCAGCCTCTTGAACGCGCCGTTGTCCACGGAAACGGCCACATCCACCTCCACCGGCTCGTCAGGCGTGGGGATGATATTTTCCACACCAGGAAGAAAAGCCAGATTGGAAGGCACGCCGTCCTCATTCATCATGACCACTCTTTTACCCATCTGCTTCAGGGCTTCCCCCAGGGCAAGCGTGGAACCAATGGCGTCACCGTCCGGATGCACGTGCGCAATTACCGCAAAGCTGTCATGTTTGCGCAGCAGGTCCGCCAAAGGCGCAAATTCGGGACAATGTTTCCAATCTTCCATATGTTCTGCCACGTTTCTATAGAAAAAGCCGCACTTGGACAATCACCAAGTGCGGCTTGAAAAGTCGTACCTAATCCCGGAAGAGGATTACTTCTTGGACTTCATGACTACCGGCGCCACATCCACGGCGGGCTGGTTCAGGTCATTGAACTTGGGAAGGGGAGTCAGGGGGGGGGCACCCTGATCCTGACAGCAGCAGGAAGCCATGATGCTCGCCGCAAAAGCGGAAAGAGCCATAACGGTAATCTTCTTCATATGCGTGGTTAAATGATGGGTGATAAAGGATATGGAAATATCTTGGAGCATAAAAGCATACCATGCGGGCGCCCGTCAATCAAATTTGCTAAAATCTCCCGGAGGAGCTTCT
Encoded here:
- the truB gene encoding tRNA pseudouridine(55) synthase TruB, with amino-acid sequence MNTSDSIQTPSGVLLVDKAQDMTSHDVVAIARRSLGIKKIGHCGTLDPMATGLLMLVVGKATKLQDKLMCEHKEYAGTLTLGVETSSQDAMGEVVAEYSVDGVTEQAVRAAFDRFDGAFEQIPPMVSAIKKDGVPLYKLARKGQEVVREPRPVEVFGHQISRVAVPEVDFTVQCSKGFYVRSYAYDIGKALGCGAHLSALRRTRSGAFTLDRAITVETLKTAPREELFHAMLSLEELADILIAR
- a CDS encoding DHH family phosphoesterase, with translation MEDWKHCPEFAPLADLLRKHDSFAVIAHVHPDGDAIGSTLALGEALKQMGKRVVMMNEDGVPSNLAFLPGVENIIPTPDEPVEVDVAVSVDNGAFKRLGERSLKALAGVKVWANIDHHQTNELFGDVQCVLPDECATGAVLYYFFKYLGVPITPVMRDALYVAVSTDTGSFQYQMTTAAVMELAADLIRLGVDVQDINRQLYQEKPWVKMQLMREALNGMRLTPDGRICTFCLTNEAKERIGSRPEDTEGLIDLLRSVQGVWLAAYLEEAEDDPRIRISLRSKTSEISVAELASRFGGGGHAMAAGVRIRGPIEEVRLTILKAMQEEVERVLQQQIS